The genomic segment CACTTCGATCGGAAAGCTCCCCCAACCGGCGATGAGTCCGATGGGTGCGTTATCAGTTCGTTCCAATGGCATTCCCGACATTTAGGCAGCCTTTGTCTTGGTCGCTGCGGCCGACTTAGGATTCTGTTTGACGATTTGGTCGACATCGCGACGTAACGTTTTGAGTTCGCGCCGTAGTTCGGGCAATTTTCGCTCGACAGCCATGATTTGCATCTGCTCTCGCTGCGGCGTTGCTGGAGATCCAAGATAGACTTGGTCGCCCGCGCAGTCGTTCATCACACCTGCTTGTGCACCGATGATCGTGCGATCACCAAGATTGACATGATCTTTCAGGCCAACCTGGCCAGCCAAAACGACGTAGTCGCCGGTCGTGCAGCTGCCTGCGATGCCAACTTGGCTGCACAACAAATTGTGGCGCCCAATTCGACAATTGTGACCAATCATCACTTGGTTGTCGATCTTCGTGCCTTCGCCAATGCGAGTTCTTCCGTAGGTGGCGCGGTCAACCATCACGCCAGCCCCCAATTCGACGTCGGAGTCGATTTGCACAAAACCCAATTGAGCGGTCGGAATGTGCCGGCCATTTTCTTGACGATAGCCGAACCCGTTTGCTCCGAGGATGACGCCCGCGTGCAGGACGCATCGGTCACCGATTTGCGTGTGTTGATAGAGTGTCACGTTTGGGTAGAGAACGCAGTCGCATCCGATCACACATCCAGGCATGATCACGACGCCTGGCATAATCCGAGTCCGCTCACCAATCGTCACACCACGCCCGACGATTGCCGAGGGATGCACGTGAGCCGACTTGGCCACATTCGCTTCCAAATCCACTCCAATGCTAGGTAATTCGCATGAGAGCGGTGGCCTAAAATGGGAGACGATTTTTGAAAAGGCTTCATGTGTATTGGCAACAACGATTTGAGCCATCGGGATCGATTCGAGCCGAACCGAAGTCACGACGGCGACCGCATCGGAATGAGCCAATTGTTGGGCTCGCCGAGGATCGTCAAGCATCGTAATTTGGCCGTCCGATTCGTCACCAAGCGGAAACGCCCCGCTGCAGAGCGAATCCGGGTTGCCCACCGATTCGCCGTTGATAAGTTCACCGTCCACCATCGTTACGATGCTGTGAAGCCTTACATTCATTCCGTCATCCTTGCAACGCGCCAAACACTATAAATTTTATTGATTTCGTCATGCTGTTGAAACCTGCTGGTTCAGGTATATCGCTCTGATGAGATTGAGAGCAAGATCGATTCCGAAACATTTGCTCTCAAAATGTGCCGCTCGCGTTGCGGGCTGTCGATTTAATCGTTTAACGCTTAGCCGAAGGCGTCAGCTTTTCCGTAAGCGGTCGCCTATGGCTTGTCGTTAAACAATAAGTCGAGTCAAACCGATTAGATCGACAGCCCGGTTGGTCTTGCCGGGCAAAGGCGGTCTTGGCGGGCAAAGGCCGGCAGGCCGATTGGGAGTGGCGGTCGTGGATCTTGCTAAAGATCCCCGGAAATTTGGATCTTTAACAAGATCCACTACCTCTTTTTAGGCTGCTCGCCGCAGTCGCTGTTTCGGCTCGATGTGGCAGCCTAATGATTCGATTTCAAGCCTTAGTAAATCTCGGCAAATTTGACTTGCCGTCGGTCGTTCAGAGGGCGTTTCGCTGACCATCGCTTCAACCAATTCTGCGACAGGCGACAGTTGACATTCACTAACCACTTCGACCCTCGTCATCCACTGCCAAAGTATCCGGCCAAGAGAGAAAATGTCGGAAGCAGGTAGCGTGAGCGATTCGCCAGATATGTTTTCCGGTGCCGCGTAATCGGGGGTGCCGCGAAACAGACGATTCGGTGGCGAGTGGACTCGGTCGGCAAAGCCAAGATCAATCAATGTTGCGTGCCCCGTCGGACCAACGATCACGTTTGCCGGTTTCACGTCTCCGTGAACCCAGCCGCCTGCATGCAGCGCCTCGAGTGCTTGTGCGACTTGCCGCACAAGCCAAAGGCCGACGGGCAAAGGTTTCGGCGGTCCCTCTTCCCAACACCGCTGCATCGTTTTGCCCTCTAGCAAAGGCATCACCAAATATGGATGTGTCACACTGTCGGAGGCGTCCAATACGGCGATCAAATTTGGATGGTGGATGCCTGCGGCACAGGCGTTGAAATGCCGAATTTGGCGTAGCCCTTCGATTGGATTCGAGCCAATCGGGCGGCGCAGAACGTAATCCCAACGAGGATTGCCATTCGCATCGGCGGGCTGAGCGAGACAATGCATTGCCGATGTGCTGGTGTGGACCGGTTCTCCCAATCGCCAAATTCCCAGAATGGAGCCAACGTCGCTTCTTGTTGCTTTGCTTTGAGAAGATACTTCTGGCACTTGAGGTATTCCTGAGATGAGTGGAGCGATGCGATGCCTGCTAGTGCAGGATATCGACCAACCAATCCGTCCCTATCAAACCACTCGGTCTCAACCATTAGAAACCGCCAAAACTACCTAGCGTGACATCATGGGGACGCTCCTCCTCCGGCCTAGCTCTGCTGAGGAGCAACGAGGGCTATTTTTGAACGTCAGATTGCCGATGCACCGAAGCATACTGTTTGCCCTGCGGTTCCTGAAAAAACTACCCTTCGGTTCTTGGGATTGCTGAATCTACTCACTAATTCTTCTGAAAAGCCTCTAAAAAAGGGGAAAGACACTTGATCAATCTATTGTAGTGTTGTATTACTGTAGTGATACAACGAGGTAAAGATGCAGATTCACATTTCGAGCGATTCGACGCCGATCTATCAGCAGATCGTGGACCAAATTCGCTTTCGTATAGTATCGGGCGTCCTGAACGCTGGCGACGAGCTGCCCACCATTCGTGGGTTGGCAGAGACTCTTTGTGTGAATCCCAACACCGTCGCTCGTGCTTATCGCGAACTCGAACACGAGGGCTTGGTCGAGAAACGACGAACCACCGGCACCTTCGTTTCCGAAGCTGTTTCGCAACAGACGATGGCCCAGCGACGACGACTGATTGCTCCCCATCTCGACAAACTGCTTATTCTGTCTCGCCAACTCGGCCTGGATCTTGATGAACTGATCGTCCAGTTGCGAAAGCAAGATGCCAAACTCTCTCGTTCGGAAAACCAATCGTGACGCCAATCAACGCACTCGACCATGTAGCGGTCGAAGTTCAAAACCTGAGTCGATCGTTTCGAGGAAATGTCGCCTTGGACGGTGTCGACCTGAGTATTCCGGTCGGCTCAATCTTCGGATTGGTCGGGCTCAATGGTGCGGGGAAGACGACGCTGATTCGGCATTTGATCGGTTCCCTCACGGCTCAAGTGGGCTCCGTTCGCGTGCTTGGCAAGGACCCGGTTGGCAACTGTGTCGACGTCCTTGCCAGAATCGGTTACTTGACCGAAGAGGATTCGCTTCCACAGTGGATGCGAGTGGGCGAGTTGATCGACTTCAGTCGAGCTGTCTACCGCGATTGGGATGACGATTATGCGGTGAAGCTACTTGATTCGTTTGGACTATCGAGAAACGACCGCCTAAGCTCCTTGTCGAAGGGACTTCGGGCGCGTGCGGGTCTCTTGGTGGCGATTGCCCACCGGCCGGAATTGTTGATTTTGGACGAACCGAGCAGCGGGCTTGATCCGCTCGCTCGCCGTGATATTCTTGAAGCGATCATTCGCACGGTCAGCGATGATGGGCGCACCGTTTTGTTCTCGAGCCATTTGCTCGAGGAAGTCGATCGTGTTTGCGATACCGTTGCCTTAATGAGCACGGGCAAGATCATTGAAACCACAACGAATGATGAACTGCAAGAACGCTACGAAGAAATCGTTTGCCAAGTCGAAGATGGCTCAAAGCCGAGTGTCGATGGAGTGTTCGGTTGGCAAGGAAGCGAGAACGAATGGACGGGTGTCGTTGACCGCCGGAATCTAAGCACGGCCGGTCTACAATTACCGGCATCCGTCAAGCTAATCTCCAAGCGTGCGATCACGCTCGATCGTTGGTTTGCAGCCCGAGCCGGTCAGGAGGCGTCCAGTCGCAACGAAATGACGGACAACGGCGAAAAGGGGCGGTCCAATGTTTAGCAACGATGCACTTCTCGGTTACATCGCGGCCAAGCATCAATCGCGGATCCGATTGTTTTTATCCGTGATTTTTGTTGCTGTCTTGTACTTTTTTCTGATGCCCGAGAGGTTCACGGGTCCGACCACGAGTCGAGTTGCCGGATTTGCGTTAACGATCTGTTTTCTGCCCGCGATTCTTTGGGGAGTTTTCGCGTTGGGAGTCGTTGATTGGAAAGCTCTCGAAACGGCAAAAAGCGGTTACGATCATTTCTTGTTGCGGATGCCGATTTCGAACTGGAGGTTAACCCTGGTTCCAATCGCAGTGAAAACAGCATGGATTAGTATTGTTTGGTTGACCTTTTCAGCGGTTCTTACTCACTCGGGAACTCGAATGTGGTTGGTGGCACCCATTTTAAGTTTCTCCGCTGCAAGCGTTTGGATGACCGCAATCGTTTGGCGTCCGTACCGATCGGCATGGCGTCGCATGTGGGTGCTGGGGTCGGCGGGGTTGGTTCTGTATTTGGCGGTCGCGTTGATCAGTGGCGGTGGTGAGGCGCGGCTTCCGTTTCTTGCTGAATTCGGCATTGCGATCGTATGTTTGGTCGTCTTCGTTCTTGGTGTCGTGTTTGCGCATCGGTCGATCCGACTGGCTAGGTGTCACGTGTCGGGGATTATCAGCATTGATCCAGAGGGCCGCGCTGAAAAGACATGGAAGCGAGTTATTGGGCAGAGTGACGTTGTCTGTCCGGTTCACCAACACGCAAGCGTTAGTCGTGCGATGGTTTGGCATGATTGGCAGCGGTCGCGTGGCTATCGGATTAAGGCGATTTTGTTTATCGCGTTGCCAAGTTCCCTTCTCCTGCTATTGACACCGGGGACACACAGCGTTGTTGGAACGAGCGGACTGAGTGTTTGTTTCATGCTCTTCGCGTCGATATTGTCGATGATGAAAATGATGGAACCGTTGTCAGCGGAAAGTCTGCCGACATTGCCGCCGTATCTAGCCGCTAGCCCAATCGCCGCATCGACGTTGGCTTGGACACGGCTGTTTTCCGTCGTGACGCTTGCATCATTGTTCACTCTCAGTTCAATCCTCGTTTTTGCGATCACGATGCTCTGGCCTGAAAACCGACACGAGTGGTTCCAGTGGGCGCGTCAGTTGACTGGATCCGATACCATCGCTGGGACTCCGCTGACCGTTGGTCTGCGGGCGACCATTGCAGTTCAATTGTCGTGGAGTCTATTGGCCATCGGCTTTGTCGCAGGCCATCTTTGGATCGCGATGGCGGGGCGTAGTTGGATCATGATGACAGCGATTATCGGCTATACCATTCTTTTCTTCACCACCCAATTTGCTCTTCTATGGTGGTTTCTTTCACATCTCGACGTTGAAGTTGTTGAATTGACAACCCAGTGGTTCTGGGAGTATTGGCCGATCGTGGTCAGCATGCTCTTGGGGGGAAAGATGCTGGCCGTCTGTGCTGCAGTGATGGCGATGCGGCAAAAAGAAATTCTCAATTGGTCGCAGCTAGGTCAGGTGACGCTGGTGTGGTTATTGCTTGTTGTCGTACTGGCGTCGATCCTGTTCTTTTTGTGCCCCGACTCTCGGTATCACTTTTGGATGTGCTGCGGATTCGTGGCAGTGATCATCCCGCTCAGTCGCATCCTCATTCTGCCGCTTGCAGTCGCGACGAACCGTCATCGGACCGCCTGAGCTTGCGGATGGTTGCGTCTCAGCTATGCTGTTTGGTAAATCCGAACGCTTCGCGTTGGAGCAAAATCGTTCTTGGAACATGAGTTTTCAGATGAATCGACTACTACCGCTTGCCGTATTGTTTTTTTGTTGCTCTGCGTTTCCGGCTGTTCGGGCTGACACGCCGCCGAATATCGTCGTCATTTTAGCCGATGATCTCGGCTATGGTGATCTCCAGTGCTATAACGAGCAATCGCGGATTCCGACGCCCAACCTAAATAAGCTAGCGTCGCAAGGAATGCGTTTCACCGACGCCCACAGTCCCTGCACGGTGTGCACGCCGACAAGGTACAGTTTGATGACCGGTCAGATGGCGTTTCGCACTCCCCTCGGTGGACGCGTATTCTCCGGTGCGGGCGGCCCTTCACTCATCGAGCCTGGGCAGTTGACTCTGCCGCAGATGTTGCGAGATCAAGGTTATGCCACAGCCTGTTTTGGCAAGTGGCACATCGGGTTGACGTTTTATGATGCGGAAGGCCAGCCGATTCATGATGGTGGCCCTACCGGAGTCGAGCGAATTGATTACTCACGCGATATTGATGGCGGACCGATCGATTGCGGGTTCGATCTGTTTTTCGGTACCGCGTGTTGTCCTACCACCGATTGGCTGTACGCTTACATCGACGGCAAACGGATACCGAATCCGCCAACCGGGCGGCTCGATAAATCAGACTTGCCCCAACACCCCTATGCGGTCGACAACCGCCCTGGCTTCGTTGCGCCCGATTTTGATTTGGAGGAAGTCGATTTGGTGTTCTTGGAAAAGAGCAAGGCGTTCCTGAAACAGCATGTTTCAACGAAGCCTGACCAACCGTTCTTTCTATTCCACTCCGCCCAGGGGGTGCACCTACCATCCTTTCCAGCGGACGCGTTCAAGGGGAAGACCGATTCGGGACCGCACGGCGACTTCATTTTTGAACTCGATTATGTCGTTGGCGAATTGATGGAAACGCTGCAGTCACTCTCGATTGCTGACAACACGATCGTGATTTTTACCAGTGACAATGGCCCCGAAGTACCGACGGTTTATCACATGCGTCATGACTACGGTCACGACGGGGCGAGACCGTGGCGAGGCGTCAAACGCGATAACTGGGAAGGCGGCCACCGCGTGCCGTTTATCGTTCGATGGCCTGGGCAAGTCGCTGCTGGGGCGACTTCAAGTGAGTTAACGTCACTGACCGATGTGATGGCAACGGTTGCTGAGATCAACGATACGGTGTTGCCAAATGATTCCGCCGAAGACAGCTTTTCTATCTTGCCTGCGTTGCTTGAATCAGAGCGAGACAAGCCCATTCGGCCTTATCTGTTGCAACAGGGGTTTGGTGGAAAAAAATACCTCGCCATTCGTCGTGGCCGTTGGAAGTACCTGGCCCATAAAGGTTCAGGCGGAAACAACTACGCCACCCACCCACAGCTGATCGAGTACGCATTGCCAGATACTGCCCCTGATGCCGAGGGACAATTGTTTGACTTGCAGTCGGATCCAGGTGAGACCAAGAACCTGGCGGCATCCCACCCCGAGATTGCGGAAGGGTTGCGGTCGTTGCTGCAGGAATCGATTTCAAGTGGCCGCAGCGCCCCGGTTCGACCCTAGAGTTTTTTTTGCAGAATGCCGTAGGCTGCGTGTTTCGTGGCTGTCGCTTCCAGCGGCAGTGCTCTTTTCAATGGTGGCTGGAAGCCCCAGCCATAGCAAAATCAAAAGGCTTTAAGGGCGACCCGTCAGACAATTTCCTTGTCGGTTGCGGCGACTGCTTGGAGCAACTGATCGGACCAATCGCTTCGTTCAGGCATCGTCTTGTGGAGCATGTCGCGGAGTGCGGGATGGACGAACAAACGCACTCGTTTGACTTGATTGTCAAATTGTTGCTGAGCCAATGCGCGTGCGACTGGGGAGACGTCCGCGAGTTGCATGGCTGTGCCCTTTCGGCGAATCACATCGACGTTGATGTCGACTTCGAGTTTGACGGGCGGCGCATCGATCAAAATATCGGTCGGCGCGATCGATTGCCCGCAACGTTCGCTAAGTTGGTCGGCTAAAATTTCGCCACACCGAACCAACCACCAATAGGGTTTTCTGGCGATCTTGCGATGGATCCTCCCTCGATCAGACGAAGCAGTGGTTTCGTTATCGCCGATGTTGTTAGGGAGACTCGAATCCGTCATCGCATCAAACTCGGCCACTCGTTTGTAAAGTTTACGAACGGGACCAAAAATGCCATCGACCAATGCTGATGTTGGAAAGGCTTTGCTGTATTCTCTCGAAAGCCACTCGGTCCATTGACTATCGGTTAGCTTAAAAGAATCTTGCAAGTTGGGACGATCGGAACTCGATCGGGTCCAAAGCGAAAAGACGGCTCGTTGCAGCATCGCGGTTGCCGAGCGGACAGTCGGATGCCAATAGACTTCGCTGAACATGACGTAACGGGCAAAGACCATCATCTCTGCAGCGGTGCGACCTTTTTCGCCGATCGACAACGTTTGCCGGTCGGGATGAATCGTCATCGAATGGACCAGTCGTCCAACGTCAAAGTTGCGGCCATAGGGTACACCCGCATGAAGGCTGTCGCGTTGTAAGTAGTCGATCTTGTCGATGTCGACTGGGCCGCTGAGACAACTTCGGAGGAAACGTACTGCGCGGGACGACTCAGCCATTGGTAGTTGATCGGTCGGCGTTTCTCGGTCACCACGGGCGGAACCGAGTAGCTCGTCGATCAGTGCGACATCACAGTCCCAATCCTGGTCAATACAATCGATTAGCTCGGAGTTCTTGATCCACTCGATGACTCGCGATTCATGTTTGTCGAGTCCTCTCAGTTGCATATCTTCGATCGGGTG from the Novipirellula aureliae genome contains:
- a CDS encoding serine/threonine protein kinase — translated: MPEVSSQSKATRSDVGSILGIWRLGEPVHTSTSAMHCLAQPADANGNPRWDYVLRRPIGSNPIEGLRQIRHFNACAAGIHHPNLIAVLDASDSVTHPYLVMPLLEGKTMQRCWEEGPPKPLPVGLWLVRQVAQALEALHAGGWVHGDVKPANVIVGPTGHATLIDLGFADRVHSPPNRLFRGTPDYAAPENISGESLTLPASDIFSLGRILWQWMTRVEVVSECQLSPVAELVEAMVSETPSERPTASQICRDLLRLEIESLGCHIEPKQRLRRAA
- a CDS encoding ABC transporter ATP-binding protein; its protein translation is MTPINALDHVAVEVQNLSRSFRGNVALDGVDLSIPVGSIFGLVGLNGAGKTTLIRHLIGSLTAQVGSVRVLGKDPVGNCVDVLARIGYLTEEDSLPQWMRVGELIDFSRAVYRDWDDDYAVKLLDSFGLSRNDRLSSLSKGLRARAGLLVAIAHRPELLILDEPSSGLDPLARRDILEAIIRTVSDDGRTVLFSSHLLEEVDRVCDTVALMSTGKIIETTTNDELQERYEEIVCQVEDGSKPSVDGVFGWQGSENEWTGVVDRRNLSTAGLQLPASVKLISKRAITLDRWFAARAGQEASSRNEMTDNGEKGRSNV
- a CDS encoding GntR family transcriptional regulator, translating into MQIHISSDSTPIYQQIVDQIRFRIVSGVLNAGDELPTIRGLAETLCVNPNTVARAYRELEHEGLVEKRRTTGTFVSEAVSQQTMAQRRRLIAPHLDKLLILSRQLGLDLDELIVQLRKQDAKLSRSENQS
- a CDS encoding sulfatase family protein, whose protein sequence is MNRLLPLAVLFFCCSAFPAVRADTPPNIVVILADDLGYGDLQCYNEQSRIPTPNLNKLASQGMRFTDAHSPCTVCTPTRYSLMTGQMAFRTPLGGRVFSGAGGPSLIEPGQLTLPQMLRDQGYATACFGKWHIGLTFYDAEGQPIHDGGPTGVERIDYSRDIDGGPIDCGFDLFFGTACCPTTDWLYAYIDGKRIPNPPTGRLDKSDLPQHPYAVDNRPGFVAPDFDLEEVDLVFLEKSKAFLKQHVSTKPDQPFFLFHSAQGVHLPSFPADAFKGKTDSGPHGDFIFELDYVVGELMETLQSLSIADNTIVIFTSDNGPEVPTVYHMRHDYGHDGARPWRGVKRDNWEGGHRVPFIVRWPGQVAAGATSSELTSLTDVMATVAEINDTVLPNDSAEDSFSILPALLESERDKPIRPYLLQQGFGGKKYLAIRRGRWKYLAHKGSGGNNYATHPQLIEYALPDTAPDAEGQLFDLQSDPGETKNLAASHPEIAEGLRSLLQESISSGRSAPVRP
- a CDS encoding HD domain-containing protein produces the protein MIPELKQLHQASSLIRIPPADGVPLSNRVRRIIDSAPMRRLASISQLGMVSLVYPGATHSRFEHSLGVYLNALRVLARFADDAVARPMITPAMADAFVLAALLHDVGHWPFCHPIEDMQLRGLDKHESRVIEWIKNSELIDCIDQDWDCDVALIDELLGSARGDRETPTDQLPMAESSRAVRFLRSCLSGPVDIDKIDYLQRDSLHAGVPYGRNFDVGRLVHSMTIHPDRQTLSIGEKGRTAAEMMVFARYVMFSEVYWHPTVRSATAMLQRAVFSLWTRSSSDRPNLQDSFKLTDSQWTEWLSREYSKAFPTSALVDGIFGPVRKLYKRVAEFDAMTDSSLPNNIGDNETTASSDRGRIHRKIARKPYWWLVRCGEILADQLSERCGQSIAPTDILIDAPPVKLEVDINVDVIRRKGTAMQLADVSPVARALAQQQFDNQVKRVRLFVHPALRDMLHKTMPERSDWSDQLLQAVAATDKEIV
- the lpxD gene encoding UDP-3-O-(3-hydroxymyristoyl)glucosamine N-acyltransferase yields the protein MNVRLHSIVTMVDGELINGESVGNPDSLCSGAFPLGDESDGQITMLDDPRRAQQLAHSDAVAVVTSVRLESIPMAQIVVANTHEAFSKIVSHFRPPLSCELPSIGVDLEANVAKSAHVHPSAIVGRGVTIGERTRIMPGVVIMPGCVIGCDCVLYPNVTLYQHTQIGDRCVLHAGVILGANGFGYRQENGRHIPTAQLGFVQIDSDVELGAGVMVDRATYGRTRIGEGTKIDNQVMIGHNCRIGRHNLLCSQVGIAGSCTTGDYVVLAGQVGLKDHVNLGDRTIIGAQAGVMNDCAGDQVYLGSPATPQREQMQIMAVERKLPELRRELKTLRRDVDQIVKQNPKSAAATKTKAA